In Deinococcus metallilatus, the sequence TCCTCCATCCGTCTCCCACAGCCGAGGCGCAACTGCGGCACTGAAGCTTTCCCTGACCTGGCCGCGAACGTGCCCCACCTGTTCGCGGCTTGACCTTCCGCCGCTCCTGTTCCATTCCTCCCCGAGGTGCTTGTTCCCATGACTGAACTGCTCGACTTCCTGCGCTCGCCCTGGCCCTGGTACGTGGGTGGCCCCCTGATCGGCCTGACCGTGCCGCTGCTGCTGTGGCTGGGCAACAAACCTTTTGGCATCTCCTCCAACCTGCGCCACGCCTGCGCGATCCTGCTGCCTGACCGCGCCAAACCCGGCTTCTTCAAATACAACTGGCGGGCCGAGAAGTGGAACCTGATGTTCGCCGCCGGCCTGGTGCTGGGCGGCTTCGTGGCCGGTGTGCTGCTCGCCAATCCTGAGCCTGCCCGGCTGAGTGCCGCCGGGGTGCGGTCCATCCAGGAGCTGGGCGTGCAGGTCCGTCCCGGCCTCGTTCCCGCCGAACTGGCCGACCCGGGCAACCCGGGCGTGTGGCTGCTGCTGGCCGTCTCTGGCCTGCTGGTGGGCTTCGGCACCCGCTACGGGGGCGGTTGCACCTCCGGGCACGCCATCACCGGTCTCGCCACCCTGCAAGGCCCCTCGCTCATCGCCACCGTGTCCTTCTTCGCGGGCGGCATCCTCAGCGCGAACCTCCTCCTGCCCCTCTTCCTGACGGTGATCCGGTGACCAGCAACCCCAGCCCCCACATTCCCGGCGTGCACGCCGAGCCCTCTTCCTCCGCCCGCACGGCCACCGGCCTGCTGGCCTACCTGCTCGTGGGCCTGTCCTTCGGCATCGTCCTCGTCAAGTCCGAGGCGGCGAGCTGGTACCGCATCCAGGAGATGTTTCGCTTCGAGTCGTTCCACATGTTCGGCCTGATCGGCTCGGCGGTCCTCACCGGACTGGTGACGACCGCCATGCTGCGGCGCAGCGGTGTGAAAAGCCGGGACGGGCAGACCATCCGCGTCACGGACAAGGAAAAGGGCTGGCGCCGCTACGTGTTCGGCGGCCTGACCTTCGGGGTGGGGTGGGGACTGGCGGGCGTGTGCCCGGGTCCGATCTTCACGCTGCTGGGCGCCGGAGTCTGGCCTATGCTGGTCGTGCTCCTGTTCGCCCTGCTGGGCACCTGGGCGTACGGCGCCCTGCAGACCAGGCTGCCCCACTGAGGGGAGAACCGAGACCCCAAGAGGAGGCGGTCGCCTCACGACGGCGTGGCCGGGCAACGTCTCGCATGGGAGCTCCCGGGGCCCGGCGCCTCGTCCCGGGCAGGGACGACCCGGCCTCCCCCGCTCTCGCGCACCACACGTCCGCCGGGAGCCTCACACCGACGAACAGGCTTCAACCCCGGGCCTGGGGCGGGCGCGCAGGACCTCGCTCTACCCTCCCTTTACCTTCCGGGCGTAGAGAGGACGCGTCTTCCGTGACGGGGGAGCGGCCCCGGGACACCGAAGACCCGTCTGACCCCAGGGCATGGCCGCCGCAGGGTCGGTTCGGCTCGCGTCCGGATCATCCGGGGACATCCCCGTTCCCCTGCGCTCCGGCCCGCTGAACAGGCCGTCTGCCGGATGGCGCGGGACCGCTGGCTGGCAGGGCAGGAGGGGGCCGCCGACGCGGTGTTGAGTCTTCGTGGCTCCTGCGCTCCTCCGCACGGCTCGACCCGATGATCGGCGGCCCAGGCCAACGCACTGCCCCTGAAGGAGGCTCACCCTTGTCCGGCAACGCTTTCGCGCTCGTGTGGCGCAATCCCTACGTGCGCGCGCCCGTGTTTTTCGGCCTGATCGCCCTGGCGCTCTGGCTGGCCCGCGACCTGGCGCCCGTGCTCACGGTGGGCCTGACCGCCTACCTGATCGCCTATCTCTCCCACCCGCTGCTGACCTGGCTGGAGCGCCGGCGCCTGCGGCGTGGCGTGGGCATCGGCGTGGTGCTCCTGATCGCGCTCGCGCTCGCGGCGCTGGCCTCCTCGCTCCTGGTGGCCGTCGGGACGCAGCTCATCGACCTTGCGGGGCGCCTGCCGGCGGTCGCCCAGGATGTCAGCCGCTTCGTGGACGGCTGGCTGGCCGCACGCCCGAACCTGCCCTGGACCGCCGGGCTGCGCGCCCAGCTCACCACCCTGATCAACAGCAGCACGGCCATGCTGTCGCGGGACGCGCTGCCGTTCCTGCAAGGCCTGCTCGCCCCGGGCGGCCCGCTGCTGGGAAGGCTCTTCGGGGTGGCGAACACCCTGGCGCAGAGCGTGGCCGTCCTGATCCTGAGCGTGTACATGATGCAGGACTACGAGAAGATCGGCCACACCCTGCTGGGCCTGCTGCCGCGCCCGTGGCAGCCGCTGGCGCTCGACCTGTCGCGCGGGGTGGAGCAATCGGTGGGCGGGTACGTGCGCGGGCAGGTGGTGATCGCCCTCGCCATCGGGACCCTGGTCGCCCTGGGCCTCGCGTTGATCGGCGTGCCGTCCGCGCTCGCGCTGGGCTTCCTGGCGGGGGTCTTCAACCTGGTGCCGTACCTGGGGGTGGTGATCGCGCTCGTCCCCGCGCTGCTGCTCGCCGCGCCGCTGGGGTGGCTCAAGCTCGCGCTGGTCGTGGGGCTCTTCCTGCTCGGCAACCAGCTCGAAGGGCACCTGCTCTCGCCCCTGATCCTCGGCCGGTCCACCAACCTCCACCCCGTCACCGTCGCCCTGAGCATCCTAGTGGGGCTGCATCTGCTGGGCCTGGTGGGGGCGCTGGTGGCCGTCCCCCTGGCCGCCCTCGGGAAGCTGCTGCTGGCGAGGTACTACTACCCCAGCCGCCTGTACCAGGGAGGGCCCTGAGGGCGGCGCCCGGAGGGTCCGTGGGTTGCGGGCACGCCGCGGGCGGGGAACACCGCCGTCCAGGGGGAGCAGGCGACGTCAGCCGGGACGCGTTCCCCGCCCCGGCACCGGGGCAGGACGACCGGAAGGACCTGTCCCACAGACCGCCTGTCGTCTCTCCCCAGGCGGGCGTCCCCTCCTGCGTCCCCGGAGGGTCAGGGTCCGTTCCACCCCTTGCCCCGCGGCTATACCCCGATGTAACGGTCAGGGTGAACACTGGACCCATGCGACCGATGTCCTGGGCCACCCGGACGGCCTGTCCAGCGCCGTCCCCGGACCTCCCGGCCACGGCGCGCTCCTCCCGGCTGCTGGCCCTCGACGCCTGGCGAGGTCTCACCGTCCTCCTGATGCTGCTCGCCAACAACGTCGCCCTGGGGGGCCAGACGCCCGCGCAACTCCAGCACGCGCCGTTCGGCGGGGTGACCCTCACCGACCTGGTGTTTCCCTGGTTCCTCTTCTGCGCCGGTGCCGCCCTGCCGTTCGCCGGCGCGGCCATGCGCCGGGTGAATCTGACCGGGTTCGCGCGCGTCCGGCGGCTGGCGGGCCGCGCGGCCCTGCTCTCCCTCGTGGGGGCGTTCCTGACCAGCGTGACCACGGGGCGCTTCATGCTGGGCCTGGGCGTGTTGCAACTGATCGCCCTGTCCACCCTCCTGGCGGCGCTGCTGGAGGGCTGGCGGGTCCGCTGGCAGGCCCTGGCCGCCGCCGTCCTGCTGGGCGCGTACGCCGCCTTCCTGCTCTGGGTGCCCCACGCGGCCGGGCGGGGCGTCCTGGGAGAGACCGCCCACCCCGTGCAGGCCGTGAATGCCTGGCTCACGCCGCTGGGGCTGCGGGGGCTGCCGTCCGTCGTGCCGACGACCGCCCTGGTGCTGCTGGGCAGCCTCGCCGCGCGGCCCCTGCAAGCGAGGCGGGCGAGTGCCCCCGCCACGCTCCTGGGGCTGGGCCTGGCCTGGAGCGCCGCCGGGTACGCCTGGGCCGCCAGCGGTGCGTTGCCCCTGAGCAAGGCGCTGTGGACGCCGCCCTACCTGCTGTACGCCGCGGGGCTCGGGACCCTCGGGCTGCTGGCGATGTTCCTGATCGGCGACGCCGGTCGCCTGCCGGGGGGCGCGCGGCTGCTCGCGCCCCTCACCGTTCCCGGGCGCAATGCCCTCGCGGCCTATGTGCTGCCCATCCTCGTCAAGGTCTGGGTCTTGCAGGGCCTCACGGTCCCCTGGGCGGGGACCCCCCAGCCCATGCAGGGCGCCCTGCTGACCCTCGCCCGCGGGCAGTTCGGCGGATTCTGGGGAGGCTGGACCTACACCCTGGGTTACGTCCTCGCCGTGTGGCTGGGCCTCGCCTGGCTGGCCCGGCGCGGGCTGATCAGGAAACTCTGAGCCACCCGCCCCTGTCCTGGAGGTCGACATGTCCCGTCTCCGTTCCCTCGCCCTGTTGCTCGCCCTGGCCCCCGCCGCGCTGGCCGCCCCTGCCAGCCTCCCGCTGACCTCCGGGGCCTTCCAGACGCTCGGCGCGGAGTCCTACCGCCGGGCCGGGCTCTCCGGCTCGTTCACGACCTGGCTCGCCGACGCCTACCGGCGCCAGGGCGTGCTGCTTCTGGGTGAACCCTCCCTGGGCCGGGCCCTGAAGCGTCGGCGCGCCCAACTCCTCCTGGCGACGGGTGCGGAGCGCGACCGGCTGGCCCGGGACACCGCCGCCTGGGCGCACCGCTTCGTGAAGGCCGCCCTGCCGCGCTTCAGCCTGGAACGCGGCTTCGAGTTCGCGGGCGCGGCGCGGTCCGGCGAGCGGCAGTGCCTGCTCCAGAGCGTCTTGATCACCGGGCTGTTGCAGGAGGCGGGGCTCCAGGCCGGCGCGGTCATGGTCTGGCGCAACCTCAGCGGTCAGGAGACGAACCTCGGGCACGTCACGGCCACGCTGCGCCTGCCGTCCGGCCACGGGGACCTCCTGATCGACGCGAGCGACCCGACGCCCTTCGTGGAGCACCAGGGGCTGCTGACCTGGGCGGACGGGGGGTACCGCTTCCTGGTCCCCCGGTACGGGGCGGAGCAGACCATTACGGGCTACCGGCAGGCCGACGGCGGCGGGCCGGTGGCGCTCTCTGGGGTGTCGGCCCTCGACCTCGCCTACCTGCGCTCGCAGTTCGACTACTACCGGGGCGAGCGGGCTCCCGGCGGCCTGCTGGGCACCGGGGTCGGGCGGGCCACCCCGGCGGGGCTGCAAGGCAGCGAGCGGTGGCTCCAGGCCGCGTTGCGGGAGAACCCGCACAACGCCCTGGCGGCGTACGTGCTCGGCCACGTGTACCGCAAGCAGGGCCGCCCCGGGGCCGCCCGCGCGCAGTACCTCGCCGCCGCGAAGCTCTACGCCGCGCAGGGGCACACCCCGCGCGGGGTGCAGGACGCCCTCGCCTGGGCCCGTTCGGCGGCTTCCCGTTGACCGGACGGCGCGCTCCGGGCCCGGACTCCACTGACTCCACCCCAGGCCCAGCCCGGTCCCCCCGTTCCAGCATGGTGGGGGCCGTGGCGTCCGCCCCCGCCCGTGAGCCCTGGTGGCCCGTCGTTGTCTCCGGTCTGCTGTTCCTGCTCAGCCCGTCGATCCTCGAGGAGTTGCAGCCGAACCTGACCAGCCGCCGCCTCTCGGCCGCGCTGCTGCTCGTCGGCGGCCTGCTGCTGGCCCGCGGCGTGTCCCTACTGGCCCGCCGGGCGCTGGTGCGCGCGGGCACGCCGCACCGGTTGCCCGCCCTGCGGCTCGTCCATCTGCTGATGCTCGTCGCCGTGACCCTGGTCGCGCTGGGCGCCGGGGGGTTCCGGCTGACGGGGCTGCTCGCCGGGGGCACGGTGCTGACGGTCGTGCTGGGCCTGGCCGCGCAGTCCCTGCTGGCCAACGTCATGTCGGGCATGGTGCTGACCTCCAGCCGCGCCTTTCGTGTGGGCGACCGGGTCACCGTCCGTTCCTGGGCCTTCGGCGGCATCGAGTATGGCGGGGAGGTCCGCGACCTTACCCTCACGCACACGGTGCTGTCCGGCGCGGCGGGCGTGATCAAGGTCCCCAACGCCCGCTTCCTCGACGCCACCCTGATCGTCCACCCCGGAGGGTCACAGGGCGTCACGGTCAAGCTGCCGCCGGGCGTGAGTCTGGCTGATGCTGGAGCGGTGCTCGGGCCGGACGACCGGTTGGTCCCGGTGGCCCTGTCGGAGGCGGGTTGGGAGACCGTGATCTACGTCGCGCCCGACGACGCGGGCCGCGCCGTCCTCGCGGACCTGGCCCGGCTCGTGAACGCCCACACGGCGACGCCACCTGGCTCAACCGCCTCCTGACCACGACGGAAAGGGGAGCACCCCCATGAAGGTGCTCCCCCGAATCTGGGCCGGATCAGTTGCCTGTCTCGCCCGTCTCGCTGCCCTCCTGCTCGCCCCCCCCATTCTCGTTGTCGGCGGCCTCCTGGTGCAGCACCTGGCCGTTGCCGGCGTCGACCTTGACCTCGGTCTGGCCGATCACCACGGCGTACACCAGGCTGCCGTCCTCGTCCTCGAGCTTCACGCTCGTGACCGTGCCGGGCACGGCGGCCTGGGCGGCCTGGCTGGCCTGCTGCGGGGTGATCTTGGCGAGGGCGCGCAACTGCGCCTCTTCCTGGGCATCCGGGACCTCCGTGCCCGGCTGCTCGGCGGGAAGCTGGATGCTGCCCCGGTAGGCCGGGGGCTCGTTCTGCTCGCTGCCCTCGGCGCCCTCGTTCTGGGTGCCGGTCTGGGCCTGGGCGACCGTCGTGCGGGCGGCCGGGGTGGTCTGCGCGAAGGCGTACCCGGCGAGCGGCACGGCGACGGCGGCGGAGGTGGCGAGGGCGAGCAGGACGGTGCGGGTGTTCTTGTTCATCAGGGGTTCTCCTTGGTGTCAGGCCGGGCACGTTGCCTCGACCTGGGCAGAGTGTGCCGGAGGTCGGTAAAAATCCCGTATAGCCGGGTAAAATCCTCGTATAGCGCCGCGCCCGGTTGGGTATACCCGGATTTAGGGAAGGGCCGGTAGCGTGAACCCATGCGACGCGCCCTGCCGCTCCTGCTCCTCACGGTCGCCCTGACCCCGCCCTCCCTGGCCCAGACGGTGCCCGTCCGTCCTGCTCCCATCCCGAGGGTGTCCGCGCCGGGCGCGGCGCAGCCGACGGCGCCCGGCACCCGGCCCACCCCGGTCATCCCCACCCTGCGCCTGACGCCGGCCATCCCGGAGGTGCGCCGGGTGGAGGTGCTGGGCAACGGCTTCATGCGCGCCGCCCACGCGCTGGTGCTGCTGCCAGACCGGGAGGCCACCGGGCAGCGCGCGCTCGACCTCGCCGTCGAGAGCGCCCTGCGGACCTTCCGCGCCGCGCCCGACCTGGGCGAGGTGGACGTGAGCGTCTACCGCGCCGAGGGATACCGGGGCTTCGGCGGCCCACTGCCCCTGCTCACCCTGTCGGTGCCGCGCGGCCGGTTGCAAACCTTCCGGGCCGAGGTCACGGACGGCCGCTACGACCGGCTCTGGACCAACCCCAGCGCGACCCCTCCCGAGCCCGAACTCACCCCCAGCGAGGAGATCGAACGCCTCCCGGTGTTCTTCGGCACCGAGGCGGACCTGCTGCGCCAGCGCCTCGACCAGCTCCTGTCCCAGACGCGCGGAGGGGTGCGGGGCGGCCTGCTGTACAAGGGGGACCCCACGAGGCGCCAGGTGGCCCTCACCTTCGACGACGTGCCCCACCCGATGTACTTCCCGCTGGTGCTCGACCTGTTGCGACGGGAAGGGGCGCGGGCCACCTTCTTCGTGATCGGCCGCAACGCGGAAGCCTACCCGTACTTCGTCCGCGACCTGGTGGCCCAGGGGCACGAACTCGGCAACCACACCTACCACCACGTGCGGCTGCCCCGGCTCACCGACGCGCAGATCACCCGGGAGTTGCAGACCACCAGCGAGTTGCTCACGCGGCTCACCGGCCAGCCGGTGCGGTACTTCCGGCCCCCGGGCGGGGAGTACAGCGCCCGGGTCCTGAACCTCGCCCGGGGCCTGGGGCTGACCACCGTGTTCTGGACGGACGACCCGGGCGACTTCGCCAACCCCGGCGTGGAGACGGTGGAGGCCCGCTTCGCGCGCAACCTGCGGCCCGGCGGCATCATCCTGCTGCACGACAACGCGCCGGACGGCCTGGCCGCCCTGCCCGACCTGCTGAAGGTGGCGCGGGAGAAGGGCTACCGGGTGGACACCGCCGGCGCCTTCACCCGGTGAGGCCGGGCCGCGTGCAGGGGCGGGCTGCCCCCCACCTTCCGGGCACAGGCGTCATGAGGCGGGGCCCGCCGGCGGCCCGGCCCGGGAGGGCACCGTGAACCTGCCCGGGTGGCTGGCCTCGCTCGATCCCACCCTGCTGAACGCGGCCACCTTCGGGCTCCTGACCCTGGAGGGCGCGGGCGTCCCGGGGGTGCCCGGGGTGATCCCGATGCTGGCACAGTCGGCGATGATCGACGCGGGCCGCACGACACTGGAGGCCGCGCTCTTCTGGGGCGTCCTCGGCAACTGGGGCGGCAGCCTGCTGGGCTACGCCGCCGGTCGCTGGGGCGGTCACCGCCTCCCGGCGCGCTGGACCCGTTCTCTGCAAGGGGAACGGACGCAGGCCCTGCTCGACCGGTGGGGCGCCGGGGTGATCATCCTGAGCCGCACGGTCGGTTCGCTCCGGACGCCCATCACCCTCGGGGCGGGAGCGGCCCGGTACCCCTTCCCGCGCTTCGTCCTGTTCAGCCTCCTCGGCGCCCTGCTGCACGTCGGCGTCTGGCAGGTGGTGCTGTGGCGCTTCGGGCCCGCCCTCCTCCCCCGGCTGCAACGGGCGGGCGCCGAGGTGGCCGCGGGGCTGGCCGTGGCCCTGGTGCTGGGGCTCGGCTGGCTGTGGATCAGGAGACGGCAACGGGGTGGGTCGGCGGCGTGAACGGCCTGGTCTCCTGAGGAGTGCGACACCTCCGACCGCTTCGGCACGGAGGGTCTTCCAGCCGAGACTCCTGCGTGAGCCAGCAGGGGAAGCGGCTCACAGGCGGCGGGCGAGCGCAAGGTGCTCGACCGGACGGCCCAGCCACGGGGTCCACGAGGGGGTAACGCGGGCCGCCACCTCCTCGAAGCCGCATGTGCGGTACAGGATGAGCGCGGCCGCGTTCTCGCGCGTGGTGCTGAGCTGAACACCAGGCACACCCGCCGCCTCCAGCGCACGCAGGTGCGCTTCGAGCCGCCGCCGACCCAGACCCAGCCCGGGGCCCCGTGCGGCGGGAAGCAGGTTGAGGTGCAGGTGGGCGGGGTAGAGGTTCCACGGCGCGTGTGGGGAGGGAAAGCGCAGCGCCCGCAGCAGGTAGGGGCCAGCGGCCAGGGACCGGGTGTGGCGGCCGCCCAGGCACCGGGGAAGGACCCGGCGCAGGACGACAGCGCGGAGCGCGCGCCCGTACACGCCCGGATCAGGCGCCCCCAGCGCGTAGCCGACCACCTGACCGCCACCCTCCGCGACGAGATTGGCAGGCCCCGTCCCTTCCAGGGGGGGCCGCGCCCACAGGTCGGCGAAGAGCGCCGGGTCCGGGAAGGAGCGTTCGGCGCTCCCGCCGAAGAACCCGGTCAGGTACGCTACGCGGCCCAAGGTGTCCTGGTCGGCGAGGGTGGCCGGACGGAGGCGCGGAGGGTCGGGCCTACGAGAGGGAGAGCATCGGGCGAATGGGGATGGGTTCCGCACCCCGCCGGGGCGCCTGAACGCGGCGGCACCTCCTCTCCACAGGGCAAGGACCTTCGCGGCGCCCGCAAGCGGGCGGGCCGCCTCCCGAACCCTCGTCAAATCGGTTCGGCGCGGCACCCCGGTTCTTCCCGGTGGGGAACGCAGCGCCCGTCGGGCTCCACGCCGTTCGGCACGCTA encodes:
- a CDS encoding DedA family protein, giving the protein MNLPGWLASLDPTLLNAATFGLLTLEGAGVPGVPGVIPMLAQSAMIDAGRTTLEAALFWGVLGNWGGSLLGYAAGRWGGHRLPARWTRSLQGERTQALLDRWGAGVIILSRTVGSLRTPITLGAGAARYPFPRFVLFSLLGALLHVGVWQVVLWRFGPALLPRLQRAGAEVAAGLAVALVLGLGWLWIRRRQRGGSAA
- a CDS encoding AI-2E family transporter, which gives rise to MSGNAFALVWRNPYVRAPVFFGLIALALWLARDLAPVLTVGLTAYLIAYLSHPLLTWLERRRLRRGVGIGVVLLIALALAALASSLLVAVGTQLIDLAGRLPAVAQDVSRFVDGWLAARPNLPWTAGLRAQLTTLINSSTAMLSRDALPFLQGLLAPGGPLLGRLFGVANTLAQSVAVLILSVYMMQDYEKIGHTLLGLLPRPWQPLALDLSRGVEQSVGGYVRGQVVIALAIGTLVALGLALIGVPSALALGFLAGVFNLVPYLGVVIALVPALLLAAPLGWLKLALVVGLFLLGNQLEGHLLSPLILGRSTNLHPVTVALSILVGLHLLGLVGALVAVPLAALGKLLLARYYYPSRLYQGGP
- a CDS encoding mechanosensitive ion channel domain-containing protein, which codes for MASAPAREPWWPVVVSGLLFLLSPSILEELQPNLTSRRLSAALLLVGGLLLARGVSLLARRALVRAGTPHRLPALRLVHLLMLVAVTLVALGAGGFRLTGLLAGGTVLTVVLGLAAQSLLANVMSGMVLTSSRAFRVGDRVTVRSWAFGGIEYGGEVRDLTLTHTVLSGAAGVIKVPNARFLDATLIVHPGGSQGVTVKLPPGVSLADAGAVLGPDDRLVPVALSEAGWETVIYVAPDDAGRAVLADLARLVNAHTATPPGSTAS
- a CDS encoding heparan-alpha-glucosaminide N-acetyltransferase domain-containing protein produces the protein MRPMSWATRTACPAPSPDLPATARSSRLLALDAWRGLTVLLMLLANNVALGGQTPAQLQHAPFGGVTLTDLVFPWFLFCAGAALPFAGAAMRRVNLTGFARVRRLAGRAALLSLVGAFLTSVTTGRFMLGLGVLQLIALSTLLAALLEGWRVRWQALAAAVLLGAYAAFLLWVPHAAGRGVLGETAHPVQAVNAWLTPLGLRGLPSVVPTTALVLLGSLAARPLQARRASAPATLLGLGLAWSAAGYAWAASGALPLSKALWTPPYLLYAAGLGTLGLLAMFLIGDAGRLPGGARLLAPLTVPGRNALAAYVLPILVKVWVLQGLTVPWAGTPQPMQGALLTLARGQFGGFWGGWTYTLGYVLAVWLGLAWLARRGLIRKL
- a CDS encoding PepSY domain-containing protein, whose product is MNKNTRTVLLALATSAAVAVPLAGYAFAQTTPAARTTVAQAQTGTQNEGAEGSEQNEPPAYRGSIQLPAEQPGTEVPDAQEEAQLRALAKITPQQASQAAQAAVPGTVTSVKLEDEDGSLVYAVVIGQTEVKVDAGNGQVLHQEAADNENGGGEQEGSETGETGN
- a CDS encoding polysaccharide deacetylase family protein, encoding MRRALPLLLLTVALTPPSLAQTVPVRPAPIPRVSAPGAAQPTAPGTRPTPVIPTLRLTPAIPEVRRVEVLGNGFMRAAHALVLLPDREATGQRALDLAVESALRTFRAAPDLGEVDVSVYRAEGYRGFGGPLPLLTLSVPRGRLQTFRAEVTDGRYDRLWTNPSATPPEPELTPSEEIERLPVFFGTEADLLRQRLDQLLSQTRGGVRGGLLYKGDPTRRQVALTFDDVPHPMYFPLVLDLLRREGARATFFVIGRNAEAYPYFVRDLVAQGHELGNHTYHHVRLPRLTDAQITRELQTTSELLTRLTGQPVRYFRPPGGEYSARVLNLARGLGLTTVFWTDDPGDFANPGVETVEARFARNLRPGGIILLHDNAPDGLAALPDLLKVAREKGYRVDTAGAFTR
- a CDS encoding GNAT family N-acetyltransferase gives rise to the protein MGRVAYLTGFFGGSAERSFPDPALFADLWARPPLEGTGPANLVAEGGGQVVGYALGAPDPGVYGRALRAVVLRRVLPRCLGGRHTRSLAAGPYLLRALRFPSPHAPWNLYPAHLHLNLLPAARGPGLGLGRRRLEAHLRALEAAGVPGVQLSTTRENAAALILYRTCGFEEVAARVTPSWTPWLGRPVEHLALARRL
- a CDS encoding DUF6691 family protein, whose amino-acid sequence is MHAEPSSSARTATGLLAYLLVGLSFGIVLVKSEAASWYRIQEMFRFESFHMFGLIGSAVLTGLVTTAMLRRSGVKSRDGQTIRVTDKEKGWRRYVFGGLTFGVGWGLAGVCPGPIFTLLGAGVWPMLVVLLFALLGTWAYGALQTRLPH
- a CDS encoding YeeE/YedE family protein gives rise to the protein MTELLDFLRSPWPWYVGGPLIGLTVPLLLWLGNKPFGISSNLRHACAILLPDRAKPGFFKYNWRAEKWNLMFAAGLVLGGFVAGVLLANPEPARLSAAGVRSIQELGVQVRPGLVPAELADPGNPGVWLLLAVSGLLVGFGTRYGGGCTSGHAITGLATLQGPSLIATVSFFAGGILSANLLLPLFLTVIR